The genomic stretch CACCAATGTTGTCAGTTAGCAGGAATGGTCTGAGGGAACTTACAACAGAATATGACACTAACCAGATGATCACATTTCAGTCATTTGGGCACAATTTCATATCACTGTATTTGGATCATGATGAAAGTGTCAGGGCCAGGGATTGGGATGATGTGGTGGAATTTCCAGTTGTCGATATGCCAGTTGTTGTTAGCCCAGCAAAACCAAGTGGTACCGAAGACCATCCTCGGTGTGATGTTGATCCTGGAGCACCTGTGCCATTACAGTTGGTGTATGCAGATACAGATGAAGTGATCGATGAAGATTGCATTGGTAGTAGAAcaagacggaggaagaggaaatGCAGTGTTGTCGACGTTAGTGACGGTGAAGCAGAGGATGATAAAGAGTCGGACTTGGATAAAGATTTAGACTTTGATCCTGACGATATTGTTGACTCTGATGTGGACATCAGTGAAGACGATGACGATTTATTTGAAGACAATGTTGAGGAAGAGGAGCATGGAAAGAAGCAGAAGGCACCTAATTCATGTGTGAAAGGCAAATAAAATATTTGCGAAGAAGAgtatgaggaagaggaggatctCTGGGCTCCAGATTCAGATGAAGAAGCGATGCCACATAGAGGGAAAACATTCAGAGAAGTTGATCTGGTGGATCCAAAGTTTCAGGTTGGCCTAATCTTTGGGTCAGTTGAGCTGTTGAGAAAGGCAATTATTGCATATAGTTGCAATAACAGAAAAGAAATTAAAACACCAGTGAATGATAGGCAGAGGTTGAAAGCAGTGTGCTCCGGTTGTTCCTCGTATATGTGGGCATCATATGACACAAGCACTAAATGCTTTAGGATAAAGAAATTCAATGGCAAGCACACTTGTTCTGGCACATTTGTTGAGCATGGTTTCTCATCAAACTTTCTAGCAGAGAAGTATGTGGAAAGTTTCAGAGCAAACCACGATATGAACATGAAGATTTTTTCAAGGGTAGTTCAAAAAGAGTGGAACATGACACCAGGGAGATCCAAGCTACAAAGGGCTAGGAGGCTGGCTCTGAAGATGATCTATGAGGATGAAGAAGCGCATTATAACATGCTGTGGGACTATGCTAATGAAATAAGGAGGAGCAACCTAGGAAGTAGCTTCTTCCTATCACTTGATGAGACGGGAAGGTTCAAGTGGTGCTATATGAGCCTGCAGGCTTGCAAGCTTGGGTATTTGGAAGGTTGCAGGCCCATCATCTTTGTGGATGGTTGCCATATTAAGACTAGGTACAGAGGGCAATTAATGACAGCTGTTGGTGTGGATCCAAAAAATTGCATATATCCAATAGCAATTGCTGCAATTGAAGTTGAGGACACAACAAACTGGACTTGGTTCCTGGAAACACTGAAGGGTGATCTTGGTATCATAAATACTACACCATGGACAATTATATCTGATATGCAGAAGGTAGATTACAAGCCTTGCATATATATCCAGTAGCAGTTGCATATCTTTCTTTTCTGTTCACTAATCTTCTTTCTTTTGTGTCAGGGCCTTATGAATGCTGTGAGGCAAGTTTTCCCTGATGCAGAACACCGGTTCTGTGTTAGGCACATGTGGCAGAACTTTCAGCAACTGTTCAGAGGAGATGTTCTCAAGAATCAACTGTGGAAGATAGCAAGAAGCGGCACAATCACAAGGTTTGAAGCTAACATGGAGGCTATGAAAGTGCTAAATGTAGAAGCTTATGCCTGGCTAGATGAGTTGGATCTCAAGACATGGGTCAGAGCTTTTTCAAAGTGAACTCCCTAAGTGTGATATTCTACTCAACAACAACAATGAAGTGTTTAGTCATGATTATTTATGTCCTAAGCTTTTCATTTTTGTGTTTAACAAGTAAGAACAGTGAAGTGTTTAACAAGCTTTTCATGAACATGTATATTCTGGAAGCTAGAGAGCTACCTATGTTATCCATGTTTCAAAAAATTAAGGGACAGTGCATGGCAAGGAATTACACCAAACAGAAGGAGGAAGCTAAGTGGACATGGACTATATGCCCAAAGATCAGGAAGATAGTAGAGAAGAATGTGGAGTACTCCAAATGTTTCTTTGTTGATGGAGCAGGTGATGGGTTATTTTCAGTTGGAGAAATATGTGGCTCCACAAGTCCAGTTGAGTATGTTATTGATCTGAAGACAAAGACTTGCAGTTGCAACAGGTGGCAACAGTCTGGAATACCATGTCCCATGTGCTATCTTGTGCTAGATTAGAGAAAATGGATCCTCTAAGCCTAGTTGACAAATGTTACTCAATTGAGATGCACAAGAAAGCATATGCCCATGTAGTGTACCCATGCAAAGACAGGTCTGAGTGGGAAAGGATGAATGGTCCCACAATTCTACCTCCATATAGTACCAAAGACATGTTAGCAGGCCAACTAAAAGCAGAAGAAAGGCACCAGGTGAAGTAGACTGTAGGGGTGGAGGCAAAAGGATGACCAAACATGGTGTTATTATGCATTGCAACTGCTATGGAAGGCCAAATCACAACAGAAATGGTTGTTATTGGTTTTAAAATAGTCTCCCACCACATAATGAAGAACAAGCAGCAGCTAGAGCTGTAGCAAGATCTTCATTTCCTACATTTCAGAACAGTGAGTATTTGCATGATGAAGAAGAACATGTCTCTCAAAGGCCAAAAAAATTCAGTATGTTTAATGAGTCCAGGTGTCCTAGGAAGAAATGAAGTCTCAGGTGATAAGCTACCTTGTCCAATACTCTCATTTTGATCAGTTTGTAAGATATGGTACCTTCTCCAGTACTATATCCAGTGTCATTTTGTAAGATATGCTAATGCAAGGTGTAGAACCTTGCCAATATTGTCCAGTACTATCCAGTATCTAGGATGTGTGTCATGTTGTAAGATAATGCAATGCAAGGATTAGAACTCTCATTTTTGTCATATCATTTTAGAATGCCTAAGTTGTCGACAAGTTGAGAGTTGTCGAAGACTAGTCTTCAATAGTCATCGACAAGTCGAGAGTCAATAGTCATCGACAAGTCGAGAGTTGTCGACGACTTGTCTTCCGTAATCATCGACAACTCTCGACTTGTCGAAGACTAGTCCTCAATAGTCATCGAGAGGTCGAGAGTTCTCGACGAATTGTATTCCGTAATCATCGACAACTCTCGACTTTTATCAGTGGAGTACAATGACTAGTCCACCACAGTACCATATATCATTGTACCTTCACAAACACCATTTTCACTTAGAACATAAATCATATTACACCATTTTCAATACAAACACTTACATAACTAACATTGACCATTCCAACTGCAACTACAAGTGCCTCAATGCTCATCAGTACAAACACTTCACATTAACTACCACTTGCAGAAGTACAACACAGTAACTCATCTCCCAAACATTTATCATTTTTTCAGAATTATGAACACACACATGACATATAGTAATGCAAGTCCAATCTTCATAACAACCAACATTTGGTTCAGTGCATCTACCACTGCCTGGATGTCAAGATGGGACTTGGTTAACCATTTATTTTTCGGATTCGAACCTATTTAACCGTTTTGTTTAAAAGGTTAATAAGGTTAACCATTAGCTCAATACGGTTTAAATGGTTAACCATTGGTTattaaggttcaaaccattttaaaCATTGTGCAACAGTAGAATGGCACAAATCATTGGTAAATGAGAATGCATTATACAAAATGTTTAATACTCATAAACTTCGACTTGCTACCTTGAATAGTCGGTCAAAAAAATCATATCTAACTGGCTAACTTTCATTGCAAGACATGTTACAGTACTATTTTGCCAATTCAACAGACAGCGGACACACGTGCAAGTGCTAACCGAGCTAGCACGCATGTCTCCTAGGCTCTTAGCTTTTGTTGTCACTCGTATGAGTCGGCAAGCGCAGGGTGCGGCGAGCTGGCCGAGCATCAGCCGGCGAGCGCGGGGACGCGGCCAGCTGGTCAAGCAATCGAGCATTAGCGGGTGAGCGCGAGGCACGGCGAGCTGGCCGAGCACCAGCCGGTgagcaaggtggcgcggccagctgGTCGAGCATTAGCCGGCGAGCGCGGCGAACTGGTCGAGCATCTGCCGGCGAGCGCGGGGGCGGCGAGCTGGCCGAGCATCAGCCGACGAGCGCGAGGACGAGCTGGCCGGCATCAGCGGGCAAGCTGGCGCGGGGCGTGGCGAGCTGGTCGAGTATCATCCGGCGAGCGCGGGGGCGCAGTGCGGACaacgagcgcggcggcggcgtcgctttCGTCCGCCTCGTAGTGACAGGTAACCTTTGGTAAAACAGGATCGAACCTAAATAACCTATAGCTTTTTCAGGTTAACCATCCGGCCCATTGGGCTCTTTTTTAGGTTAGGTTAACCTAACCAATGGATAAACGGGAACCAATTCCCATTCTTACCTGGATGTTCTTCAGCACTTTCTCTTCCTTTGATGCATCTCCAGTTGCTTGTCTGCCGGCCTGCCGCAGATTCGGCTCCTCCCTTCTGTCGTCTGCCCAACTAAATGCATCAACAACAACATCTCCTCTTAGAACATTGTTCTCAACCAAGAATTGAACATATTCTAGTTCCCAATGCCAGAAAATACACCCATTCTGCCCGCGGAGAAAAACAAAAACCAAAATCATATCAATTTTCCAGATATACATACAGTCAGCAAATCAATCGCAAATTTCGATCAAATGGCGAACAAAGAATGCACCATGAGACCTACCCCATGACGGTTGCACTTGTAGTATGTCCACCGGCGGCGTCCCCGACACGCTTCACTTCACCGTCCTGCTACAGTTGGGGCACTTGATCAGTGGAATGCATGGAGCACGGCGGCGGAGCGCGCTGCTGCACGAGCTAGCGGAGTTCATCGCTCCGATGACTCCGctccggcggctagggtttctacggCAAAGGAAAGGGGATTTTCGATTTTGGAGAGACGATGCGGGTTTAGCTCGGCCCACTCCTTAAGTCATTGATCATTTTGCACTTAACACCCCCCTCTTCCTGCCAATGTTAACTTGCCCATTCGATTTACCCGTGCCACGCCACCTGGACAGATATGGGCTCGCTCGTCCGCGCGGTGATGATCTCTGCTGCTAAGTAACGTCTTTAATCACCGTAATTGCGCAAGATCGATGTACAGTGATCACTTCGAAACTCGCCGACAAATTTAAGGATGCGCCATGCATTTTACTCTTTCTCAACAGTTCTGTCTTCGAACAAAATAATCGTCACCAGTCTACCAAACCCTCAACAACAAAGAAAGAGCAGAAACCAACCGCCGCTATGTCGTCCTCCAACgacgcccccgtcagccctcgatCCCAGGTACAGCCCCAAATTTCCCAAATCCCCTCTCGCGATTTTGACTGACGAATTCCCTCTCACTCTTCTTCCCCTGGTGCGTGCGCGCGCGCAGCTCGCTCTGAGCTGCTTCGAGGAGCTCCTCGACCTCGCGGTGGCGGACGTCGCGTCGGAGTGCCACCGCATCGCGCGCCTCGGCCTGGACCGCAGCGtcgacgccgaggaggaggagctccgcgcctgggccgcgcgcgccgccgccgaccaccCCGGCGCCGAGGACGGAGGCGCCACCCGCGGGACCGGGGGAGGAGGGGGGAACAAGGGCGCGCCCGACGTGTTCGGCCAGACGCACcccgccatcgccgccgatgTCGTCGACTGCATGAACTGcggccgccccgtcgtcgccggccGCTTCGCCCCGCACCTCGAGAAGTGCATGGGCAAGGTACAACGCGCCATCTATTTCAGGCATCTGCTGTCTCAAATCTCAAAATTGCGTGTTCCCTTTACTGGATCTCAGTCTCGGTGGTTCCATTTGTGTGGCATCACAAGTGCTGGTTCTTGGCTTCTTGCTTACACCTGCATATGCCGTTTAATTGTTGTGGATAGGCTAGCCGGTATTGTTGATGTGAGTGGAGTGACACCTTCTTGAGGAAGTGTCCTCATGAAGCCTCACTACCTTATATTCAGTTTGGGTCTTCATTTATTACCAGAAGGTTGTTTTGGGCCACTCTGTAGATGTTCAGTTGCACCCTTAAAACTATTGATAAAGTTGGTTTGATCCTAGTACGAGTTAAATAACCTACGGTACTTTTGATGTCTCTAGGTAATTAATTACTTCTATATACAGGTATCTTCATCCGCTAATTTTGTGTGGTGTACTAACTACTAGATGAAtaactatattttttttttgcatcattaAAGCAACTTCAGTGGCACATTAGTTTCACATAAGAAGAAATTAATGCTATATCTCCAACCAGGCACTTCAACTTTAGATTCATTATTAACTAAATAATGTGAAGAATTTATGCACTAATAAAATTGTGGTAGTCTTCAGCACATGATGATTAAAATTTACAATAATTGCCTTTTGCGGATTTCCCACTATGGAAAAATCATTAGTCCCGCTGGATGGAATTTGGCAATGCCTTACTGTCTAGGACTCAAGGCAGAGCTGGTTCCAGAATATTCAATATGTGTTGTAGAGGTAAAATCTAAAACGGTATGATTATGTTTCTCTTACATTGGTATGTATTCAGTTGTTCAGAAGCATCTACCAATTAAGCCTTGTTTGCAAATGCACGTGTGATGTCAACTCGTCCACATCTATTATTCATGTTAGCTTAGGAACTTATTAGGTTTTGCACTCGGTTCGGCTCTTGTGATTGTTCAGAGATTTTGATTCATCAGGAAGTTCATGTACACAATATAATGTTCTTCGCTATAGTTCTGGGGCGTCATCATGTTTTGGTGATGCAAAGCTAATTATTCTGAGATCTTTCATTTTTTGGTGCAAATGTAGAATTATAGATTTTTTACATCATGATGACTAAAACGACCCATGCATATGATAAATTAGTCTCATGCTTAGTGAGTTGTCTCTGAAATCTGCACTCGCTGAATGTCCTGCTGGTCTTCAGGCCATCTAAATTGGCAAATGATGTCAGCTCTGTGGGAGGATGCTGAATTTATGTTTGCACAATGTGAACAAACCTTGATTTGAGTAAAAACTGGAGCTGGGGCATAGGTTTTATGACGCCATGTGAATCTAAAGAAAATACTACTCCGtccatccataaaaggatgtcgaaggtttgtccaaatttggatgtatctatacactaaaagttGTCTAGATccatccgaatttagacaaacttttgacatccttttatggacagaggtagtactaatTTAGAACAGCAGGCTAATTGAATTCGTGATATTGGAAATGCTATGGCTGATTGGATGAAAGAGTTCATGAATCAGTGTTAACTGTAAACTGGTTGTATACTGAGGGGTCCTTTATCTGTTTCTATTCCAACTTGTCCACCGGTGCATGAAAAATGTCATATGGTGATATTTGTGATGTTCTTTACACTAACTGGATGCAAGTGATATGTGTTCTTCTCCTTTTAAATTTCTTCTCTACCTTTGTATTGAATATAATCTGCCTCTTGACCATATCCAGCTCTTGACATTATATAAAAACTTGATTGAAGTGTTGATTATTTTGCGAGAGATTCCTGGATAAGTAGTATTTCTGTCACATTTGCTGGCTATCGTTATGTGTTTTCTACATGTAGTCGCTGGCTGGACTGAATATTTGTTGCATGAAGGGCAAATAAGATTTCCCTTCAGAGAATACAAAGTAGTAATACTCTGCAACATAGTACCACAAAAGGATGTTATTCACCTGGCGCTTTCTGGTCATTTTCTCTTTCAGGGTCGCAAAGCTCGTCCAAAGACCACGAGGAGCAGTACAGCCGGACGAAACAGAAGTAGTAATGGTAACAGAGCTTCTTCCTATTCCCCATACTCTTAACATAGTAGCCACAAACAGCGCGAGCGTTCCGAAAGGTTTAACTGATGGTGGCAGTGGTGCTGCAGGGGAGGAGCACAGTAACCATACATTCCAGGAGTCCTGACAGCAGCGCTATGCTACTGCCATGTTTTCGGTGCTTGAACTCCATATGAAGGCTGGAACACATAGCGTTGTTTAATGTGGTTTGCATGGTACTATCTGTTACATTGAGTCCCCTATATGTATATTAAGGCATAGATTGGATTTTCCGTTTTGCTGTCTAGCTTTCCTCCCAGTAATACAGTTCGATCCAGCAAGTCCTTTgttctagtgtgctgccttgtgcCTGATGTGTGCCATGCCGCTATTTAAAAACTGGACGCCCTTTCCAGCTTACCACATTCTACATCTGCAATCGGCTAATGCGAGAGCTGCTCATGGAGGTCTCATCGGCCAACGGACTGCATCAACACGAGCAGAACTGGCTGCTAAATTTAGATTGTTAGTTAACTAGGCGGAACATGATGATTTTTGCACGGGTCAGAATTTTTATGGTGCACTTAATAAATTGTGGACGCGTATATGATTTAGTAAAGTCTTTCAGAGGGATAATGCAAACTGTTCTTTATCAGAACGTTAGTATTgtgtctctctcaaaaaaaaaaaaaagcgttAGTATTGTGTCAGGTAATACGTTGGTTGCTCAAGCTGCATCGTTTGGTCATCAGTAGCCAGTAGGCACAAATGTGTCTTTGTGTGCTCGATGAGTTGCAATTCTAATATGCTCACTGCCAACTAAACCTATTAATCCGAACTGACAGATGCAGCTCTGTCCCGAATTCAAATGTTGAACAATTGTAATTCTTTAGGGCAAGTTTATTAAGTTGCAATTATCTTGCTGACAAGCAGAATCCCTCCATCTGGTTTTGTAAGTCATACTTCTATTTTTAAAAAAAGTCTGGGAAGTAGGTTTTTGGCCTTTAGTTTTTCTTGCAATGAACGAATTTTTCTTTGCCATAGCCAAAGCCAACCACGGTAGACTCACATGTGGGAGTAGCTACTGCAATAGGAAAGTATGAAGGGGAATTTGAAAAGAAGAGGTATATGTTACCAAGTTTACAAATACATGCAGCTTGTGAAATGAACTCATAAAACAACAATTCTATTCGGGTGGCTGTAGTCAACGGTGTATAGTTGAAATATGTTCCTTTTGTTTATCGAGTTGCCGACTCAATTTGGATAATTGGATTTGAAATTATCCTTATAAATTCCATACAATAAATCGAAGTTGTCTGTTTATTGTGAAACCTTTGATTTTGACGACTATTTGGTCGTCCTTTTGGGCGTTTATAGCACAGGCGGATGTTTTCCCGCCTAATCTGACATTTTGGCGCCAATATTTTGCTCACGCACGTCAATCATGGGAGAGAAAGACCCCCTTTCCCCCAATCGCCAATTCGCCATAGCCAACGCCGCACAACCTATATCCTATATTCCTATCTCTACCCTAAAAATCAGaatccgccgccaccgccattctCCTCGCTCCCTTCCTCACAGCAGGTGCCACGCGAGGTAATTGTCCTGCAGTTTTTCTATTCATAGCTGGGTAGGAATGTAGAATCTTGTTCTCGCTCACAAGGTAGATCTTCCCAGTTGTATTCTGCGAGTCTGTCTGGTCTAGCTTCTTGTGCACACCAATGACACTTTCTTTGTTAGCTAAGCTATTACTTCTGCTTAATCAACCACGAATTAGGCCATTACAAAGACGAGTTAGTGGCTCCTTTAACCAAACATTAGTGATACCCACGATTTTCTTCGAAAAAGATCTTAAATAATCTCATTATTGTTATTATTATTGAATTGACACACTAGCTACCTAAACAAGTCTGACATGATGGAAATAGCTAGTCAATATATTTTAACTAATAAATCACAGAAGTTATACTATAAGCAATGTCTTTCCATGGTTTGTAATCCTGGATCTGTGTTGATTAGCTGCAAAAAATTGCTCGTCAAGATTTCTTGTATTCTGTTAGGTTGTTGGATAATGAAGTACTCTTGTGCTGTTCGAAAAAATGTCCTGCTTCATGATCCACGCTTTAGAGATCATTAAAATCATGAAAACAAGTAAAACCTTTATACTGAAGCAACATGCATAATCTTGATATCAGTTCTTGGGGCCTCTGGCTTTTGTCTTGTATTAAATGTGTAAAGTGTTGAATGTGTCTACGCATCACAGGTGTTTGAGGTAAGCAATCTGAGGTGGGGTTGCTATGAATCCAGCTGATGAGGATGCCATGGAGTTTATACGCCTTGATTCTAAAGATTTTGAGGGCTTGACGGCCAAAAAGTTTGCTCGTATGGTTAACGACCGTTTGCTCGTCCGTTCCAATGTAGATTTGCACACATTCCAACTACATTGGGATGAGTTTCCTGGCATACACGTCAGAGGCATGCGGAGATGGATGAAGTATGCAGTGAACCACAATGTTAAAGTGCTTGATGTGATACTTGATGATTATGATAAGACTCATTTACCTCCTTGCATCTTCACCTGCCACTCACTTCAGGAGCTGAATTTACAGTGGGGAGCTCCTGGCAATGATCTCGAACATATTGGACGTGTAATACCAGATGAAATCTACCTCCCGTCTCTCAAAAAGTTGACTCTGCGTGATGTGGAATTTGAGCAGTCATCTTTGAACAAGTTCATTGCTCACAGCCCTTACCTTGAAGACATACATTTGATAGATTCATTATGCTATCTTAACCTCATAGACTCCAAGGTGTTAAAAAGGCTGACCATTGATGGCTCCATTGATATCCCACCATGTTTTACAATATCTGCCCCACATCTGATTAGCTTTGAGTGCATGGGTTATGAACTTAAAAATATTTCTTGGAGAGACCAGCCCACTCTAGAGAGTGCACAGATAGATGCTCGTGGGACTACGTTTGATGGTGGATGTAAGTTTACAGAAATTCTTGTGCATGCCAAGAAGCTTGCCTTATTTGGTTTAGACATAAAGGTATGTTTCCATAGAAATAAGCCAGTTGTTCTATATGTTACTGTTCTAGTTTGTTTTGCTCAAACATCAACCCTGTTAATTCTTAATGAAAACTGGATGGATAGAACTACCATATTTTGTTTGGAAAATAGTTCTGAACAAAAGGATATTTGTAAATGGATGGCAAGCAAGCTTCAGCACCATATGGACTGCTAATTTCCTTACTTGATGCAATTGATATTTTCgaaatacaaaaatatatttgACCAAGTCTTCGAGGTGATTTGAGACCAGTAGCTGTTAGTTTTTCTTCTTAAAGGTTGTCCGTGTGTTACTGACTGTTGCTTTCCTTTACTTTGTTAAAGTGCAGTCATGTGTCTGAGTCAGAAGTTGTTAGTTTTACTTCTGGAGGTTCTTTGCAAGTTATGCTTGTTGGTGTTCAATGCTAGTGTATTATGATTAGTATGACAGCCTACTATCCATGGGATCAGGATACTACTCCTTATTACTTATAGTACTGCAGATATTGTATGTTGTTCTGAACTTCAGTAAGTAATTGTTGAAGTTGCATAatatgcatgtttcatgatttaaCTTGTCATATCCATCAGAATAGAGTAGTACACTCAAAAAGGCATTTGGAGTAAATCTGGCTGTCAAAAGGTCTTCTGCTTGATATGGAGATGTGAAACACTTGCTGACTTGCTGTGTGTATGCTTATGGAAAAAAGATATGCATGCTAAGTTCAAGGTGCAGCTATTCTACCAGCATATGGCTCGTTGCTACTTATTAAAAACATGATGGGTATTTTTTTTTCCTGTAGATGGTTCACGTAGCGATTTTGTTCATGTTTAGAAAAACAATCTCAATGGCATACACTATTACCATGCTTGGAAATGCCAAAATATCTTTGTCCTACCGATTAGTTTATAATCGCTAACCCTCTCAATGCAAGGTTATGTTGGAAAAGGAGCTGCCAACATGTTCAGTGTTTCAGAGCCTTGTAACTCTGGAGATTGGCAAATGGTATTTGACTGAGGACTTGTTCGTTGTGCTCCGCTTCCTCCAGCTTTCACCAAGACTAGAAAAGCTCAAGTTGATTCATAAATCGGTATGTCATAAGATGCATGTAGAATTATTGCATTAGCTTAATAAGAGTCACTAAAAGTCACCTTTTTTATATTTATTCCTTGTTTGTCTCTAGGTTCACAAGGCTGGAGAaggagcagaaacaaagaatcggccagTTGATGGAATGACCTTTCAATGTCCACTCCTTGAAAGTGTCACGATACAATGCTCCGAGGGCGATGAAGGGATCGACAAGCTAGGGAATGTTCTGGTGGCAAACGGGGTCAGCCTGGACAAAATCAGTGTTACCATTCTAGTGACTAACAAGTACAGGAAGGATGAGATACACGTTACTCTCTATGAATATATCAAGAA from Lolium rigidum isolate FL_2022 chromosome 4, APGP_CSIRO_Lrig_0.1, whole genome shotgun sequence encodes the following:
- the LOC124649165 gene encoding SAGA-associated factor 11-like isoform X2, coding for MSSSNDAPVSPRSQLALSCFEELLDLAVADVASECHRIARLGLDRSVDAEEEELRAWAARAAADHPGAEDGGATRGTGGGGGNKGAPDVFGQTHPAIAADVVDCMNCGRPVVAGRFAPHLEKCMGKGRKARPKTTRSSTAGRNRSSNGEEHSNHTFQES
- the LOC124649165 gene encoding SAGA-associated factor 11-like isoform X1 — translated: MSSSNDAPVSPRSQLALSCFEELLDLAVADVASECHRIARLGLDRSVDAEEEELRAWAARAAADHPGAEDGGATRGTGGGGGNKGAPDVFGQTHPAIAADVVDCMNCGRPVVAGRFAPHLEKCMGKGRKARPKTTRSSTAGRNRSSNVVLQGRSTVTIHSRSPDSSAMLLPCFRCLNSI
- the LOC124647811 gene encoding putative F-box/LRR-repeat protein At3g42770 → MNPADEDAMEFIRLDSKDFEGLTAKKFARMVNDRLLVRSNVDLHTFQLHWDEFPGIHVRGMRRWMKYAVNHNVKVLDVILDDYDKTHLPPCIFTCHSLQELNLQWGAPGNDLEHIGRVIPDEIYLPSLKKLTLRDVEFEQSSLNKFIAHSPYLEDIHLIDSLCYLNLIDSKVLKRLTIDGSIDIPPCFTISAPHLISFECMGYELKNISWRDQPTLESAQIDARGTTFDGGCKFTEILVHAKKLALFGLDIKVMLEKELPTCSVFQSLVTLEIGKWYLTEDLFVVLRFLQLSPRLEKLKLIHKSAGEGAETKNRPVDGMTFQCPLLESVTIQCSEGDEGIDKLGNVLVANGVSLDKISVTILVTNKYRKDEIHVTLYEYIKKRALQEKISATEGQVKKARR